In Glycine max cultivar Williams 82 chromosome 10, Glycine_max_v4.0, whole genome shotgun sequence, the DNA window GGTATGTATGTCTCTGTCTCACTCCCATGTTTTCCTCAATTATTCTCTAAACCTTATGCCACCCTCGTTTTTTCTTGCAACCTAATTTTCTTTACCCGGGGTCAAAAAAGATTCAATCTTGAAACTTTCTTGCCCCTAGCATTTCTCATTCGGGTCAATTTTGAGGCACATTGTTCTGGGTTTAGGGTTCcatgttctctctctctctctctctctctcttttaattCCAATTCATGGGTACCCGAAATTAGTGAAATTTATTTTCACCATGTTTCTTTGGGGTTTATAAGATACTGATAGCTCTACTCTTTTTGATTGCATTAGCGTGTGGAGGCCTCTCTGCCGAGATGGCAAATAATCCGCAATATCCAGGCTTACAGGTAAAGTATATAGAACTAGAAAATTTTGGTATTTCTTTGCCTCTTTTGTTTtaatacgtttttttttttgttatgaaagCCTCTTCGGCCTCCTATTGCTGGTTCACTGGATCCTCCGCGCAATTTTGTTCCACCTATGCCTGTTCAAGTAATGCATTTGTTTTCCCCAActgtgattgattgattgattgtgttggCTTTATGTCAAATTATCATTTATCTGGGAGGAACCTATTTGTTTCTGCAGTTTCGCCCTGTTGTTCCTACACAACAGTCTCAGCAGTTCATTTCCATGCCTTCTCAACATTACCAACATCAACCTGTTGGTCCTGGTGGTGTTCCCCTGATTGGTGTTGGAATGCCTCCCCAAAATCAACGGTCGCAATTTTCTCAACCGATTCAACAGTTGCCCCCGAGACCTAGTCCGCAGTTACCACCCCCATCACAGGCAATTCCAATGCCGGTTGCTCGTCCAAACATGCACATCCCATCTGAATCGATGATGCATCAGCCTGATTCTCAAGTTCATTCTCAAGCTCCCAATGGGTACACACCAGGTTTAGGTGGTCCGGCAATGCCACTCTCTGCGTCATATACGGTAAAGTCTTGGCTTGTATGTTGTATTTGTAGTGGATAAGCTAAAACTATAATATGTGAATGCTGATGTAAGGACTTCATTTATGCAGTTTGCACCATCCGCTTATGGTCAAGTGCAGACTAATTTTAGTTCTACTGGCCAATTCCAACCTGTTCCTCAAATTCATGCTCTCACGGGTTCTTCATCCCAGAGCATTACTACAGGAGCAACTCTTCAGAGCAATGGTGGGCAACCTTCAGTTACAACTGTTATGCCTTCGGTATGaatcctagttttttttttacttaacatGGATTCAGTGTTTTGCCTCTTATATATTAGCAGAATTTTATGCAGTCTTAATTTCTTTCAGGCTACCATTGCCCAGCCACAGCTCGCTAAGAATGGCCCAACCGATTGGATTGAGCATACCTCTGCTACCGGAAGAACGTAAGTGATTCAAATGTTTGCTTGTAATCCTAGGTTACAAAGCTGTTGATATTGcatattcattaaataatttatgaatattatggTGTGTCGTTGGATCTATGTAGCTGACCCTATCAAGTAGAAAAAGGCCTTGTCGTTTTTGTTTGCtaagtgaatgaaaaaaataatgtatactAGTATTAAGTATTGTTGTATCCGAGGTACTAAAGATTGACTAACCGTATTCTGGTTTTATTTTGACGGAGGTATGGCTCTAGTTGATTGAGATCTGAGTTGTACGAACAATTCTTTTTCGGTGCAGCAAAGATGTGTTGGGTACATGCAAAGGCACTCCAATACTTGGGTCATCGGAGATTTTGGCAAAgtaaaaataagcaaaaaatgCATAGTCAGTGGGATACATGTCATTTCGTTTCTTGATTGGATGTCACTCCTTGAGCCTTGCAGCAGTTATGACAACAATTATGGGGTTTTGTGTTGTAATCATGACTATTTAAGCTTTTGGCTGAGGTTCCATTTTTACTCTTGGTTCCAAGGTGGAAACATTGGTTTTGCCCGTAAAAATGTCTATTTACACCTTGGAATCAGAGGTGAAATTGACACATcggcaaaaaaattaaattggcaTGATTGGAATGTGAAATTCCTTGATTGCTGTCATAACTGCTGCAAGGCTTGTGGATGGACATCCAATCAGGAAATGACATGTGTCCCACTAACCCTTTATTATTGCTAATAGTTGCTATGCCAAAATTTCTCCTGACTCGAACGTTGGAGTGCCTTTGCAAGTACCCAACCTACCTCTGTGGCATCTTAGCCTAACTGGAAAGGATGACCACTGGATCTCAGCCATCGAGAGCCATACCTCAATCAAAGTCAGACCAGAGCATGGTCATAGTGAATCTCAAGTACCTTGAATACAAAAAGTATATTACACAATGTGATATCACGGTTAAAAGTAAAACAAGGGGTTGGTAAAGTGGTATTAGGTGAGTGTTTGATCAAATGATGTTAATATTGCTATTCCTTTTGGGCACATAACTGtgcttgaaatatttttattttagatccgcaaaaataatattatatattagataAGTTTCAGTACAAGTCGTATTGTGATTTTTACAATCACCAATGAAGTCTCCCATGTGGAGGTTtgattccctaatacaaaactaatcATGATGGATTAAAGAACCAAAACTCTAAGTATATATTGGTGATCCCTATCTGTGGAGCTATTTTCCACTAATTACAAAACCCTATCTGTGCTTGAAATATTGTTTACATAGTGCTTGGTTGGAGGGAAATGAAGGATAGGGGACGGGAGGGATTTTTATAATCTtgtttgtttcaaaattttggAGTGGTAGGAAGGGGAATAAAGGGGATCAAAATccctcttctttctccttcttaaTTTTAGTTATGATAAGTAAACTGTTAATTCAATGAACCATCTATAAATGGGATATTATCATATATACATGTACGTTGTAAACACTGATCCCCTTGCTCGATGTTGCCATCAATTGTTAAATGTTCTGGATGTTCATATGATGATTTGGGTAAAATTTATATTCTCTAAGAGTAATGCATATTTGCTTGGCACAAAAAGCATTTGTAGACTTCTAGTCATAATTGTCTATGAATGTCAGtgtataatttttcaatttattttgcaGATTTTATTACAATAAGAAGACTAAAGTCTCAAGCTGGGAGAAGCCTTTTGAATTGATGACGCCTATTGAGGTGAGTCATGCGATTGATTTTGTTGTCGTATTGTTAAATGACTTGTTAGTCATATGACTGAATCTTTTATGTATTTGGTTCTGCCAAAAGTTGCTATGTGTATATCTCTCTTGGTTTATTACAATACTAGCCCAGTCGAGATATTCAAGTTTAATTGTTATGTGCCTTCTATTTGTCTAAGTCTGGTGAAAATAATCTGCTCCATTAGCTCACTCATTACTGAACAGATTTTCTCTCAGGCAGGCAACCGTCAATCTTGTCTTTTACGTCTTATTGTAAGGTCAGTGTTGTGATAATTGCCGGTTGGACTGTCTGATATCAgctttgtttgttttccttgaGTAATGCTCTAGAAGAATTTTatgttactattttttaatctaGAAAAAAGGTTCTGTTCTATAAATCAGAAAGAATAACAAAAGACAGTTGATGTTGTCCTAAGTTTATTTTCAGCATCCATtcttaaaaacaattttgattCGTTGAGGATTGTTTCTTTGTGGTTGGgtcatttaaaaatgatttgtgGACGGCTTACTAATGATTGCTTATGTTTTGAGAGGTAAgctttgtttgttttccttgaGTAATGCTCTAGAAGAATTTtatgttacaattttttaatctaGAAAAAAGGTTCTGTTCTATAAATCAGAAAGAATAACAAAAGACAGTTGATGTTGTCCTAAGTTTATTTTCAGCATCCATtcttaaaaacaattttgaCTCGTTGAGGATTGTTTCTTTGTGGTTGGggcatttaaaaatgatttgtgGACGGCTTACTAATGATTGCTTATGTTTTGAGAGgttatgtttgtttgtttaggTTTGCTTCTGAAAAAAAGTGCTGTTTCTTTCCCCTTCTCGTGTGTGCAcatatttcttcttttaatgTGATTTTTGTGGTAGATGATTGTATTCCATTTTACTTCATATGCATTGGTCAACAACATATAGATTATATTGTTACATTAAATAAGGAGAATGGTAATGATAGTCAGCTTATTCTATCCTTTTctatttatgataaattgtcAATCAAATCAAGGTTGTCAAAATCAAGATCCTACCTAAGATCAGGAGGGGGTATTGATCATGGGATCATATCACGGATCAAAAGATTCtgcctaaaataaaaaattatattttaaaaaacataaataaggcAAATAACCTTAAAATATCTACTAATTTTAAGTAAACTTTGAAAATGCATAAAAAGGTCAATACAACTGTAAGTCATAaaatcaaaagtcacaacttacAATTCCAAATATAAAAGACACAATtccttttttgtaaatattttgagCATATGATGGTTGACTTTTGTCAGTATCACTCCAAAcactttaaagttttttttttttttaatgtctttaGGACTTCATATCTTACAATTTTACCTTGTTCAAGTCTACACTCTACATGTGTGACTCCCATAGCTTTAAGGTGCTTACAGGTACATGCTGTGCTACTCTATTGAGAGGTAGGATATGCTGTGGGTCTTTGCTGGTTGCTCTACCTACTATATTGCTTGGATGTTAGTAAATTCTATCATTGTGTTATTGTCTTGATCATTAATTCTTTTGTCTTGAATTTCTCATGATTTATCAATGAGCATATATAGCTAGCCATgccacttgatttttttttggaaggcaaataatatatatgtattaatataGTCAAAAACAGTACAAGGGGTACTGGAAGATGATACAAAGCACCTCTGGTGCTGCCCTCCAAAAACCCAAGCAAACCCAACTAAGAGGCTAACCCTGACGAGTTAACCAAAGGAATCTGAGATATGAGAAGACCATTGGTTAAAACTAGTATTAAAACCTTTGCATGATAAATTGTACAATATTAACAGAAAAATCCAAGTGAATCAAACCATTTCACCAGCAATGCTGTCAAACCATGCCACTTGATAAATTGTGCATCACATGCTTCTAAATCTTTGCATGATTTTTAGTACTTGTATTCTATTATTAGTTTCAAATGTTGTGATTTTTACAATACTTGAAGTGAATGTCTGAGGCAATTTTTTTGTCCAAATTCCAGAATAATGCTTCCAATCTTCCTTTGTGTGGACCAACTGTAATGTTAGAATAtgggtgttttttttattttttattattatggctCACACTTTAGAGCTTGTGTTTTATACCATAGCAGCAATCAGTTAGGTTGCCTTCTTTTTATTGTATGTGCTGTTTACTGATATCTGATTTTAAGATCTTAGAAAGATTActgtaaataatatttgtataaGAAATTACAGGTGCATTTATTTATGAACTTTTGGTATGAATGTAAGGTGTAGTTACATAATGAAGATTCAGATCATCTTGTGCACTACCTATGTGACTCCTTTAGTACTCCTGTCTATACACAATATGCTCTGTTGGGAGGATTGTGATTAGCAAGATGGACTTTGACAGCATTGCTGGTGAAATGGTTTGATTCACTTGGATTTTTCTGTTAATATTGTGCAAGtaggaaaattgaaaagaaaagtgTCTGATTTTAGGATCTTAGAAAGATTACTGtaaatgatatttataaaaGAGATTTACAGGTGTATTTATTTAATGGACTTTTGGTAAATGTAAGGTGCATAATGAAGATTCATATAATCATGTGCACTACCTATTACTCCTGTAATACTCCCGTCAATGTGCTCTGTTGGGGGGATTGTGATAAGCAAGATAGACTTGACAAAGTCGCCAGTGAAATGATTTGTTCACTGGATTTTCTGTTAATATTGTGAAAATAAGAGAATTGAAAATAAACAATGTTGAAGTTGACCAAAATCAGCATTActactaaatatttaaaagtttctCCCATATAGAGACATTTGTCACACAGGATTCATGTTTACTGGTTATATCTATAAGCTATATATGACTTCTGAAATTTCTGTATCTTCAGATTACCAGTTTTTGGAAATattcaattgttttttatttgctGAAGTCCATTACACAGAAGCATATGGGATGGAGTAATAGGAACTACAAATTCCATTAAATTTCAGTTGACTTTTTGCTgcttagaaattagaaaattataagGAAAATTGAATAGGTTACTTGCCTTAGTGCTTGATGTAAGTTGGGGCTAGTTATTAATTTATCGTTTACATTGCCCATGTATTTCCTGGATTAgatgttctttctttctttcttttttttcacattCTTCCTTTATGAGATTTGAATTTCTAATTACTATTTTCTATTATGAGATgtagtctttctttcttttttttttttttttcacattgcctcattgcattcttttcattttgttagaGGGTAGATGCAACCACAAACTGGAAGGAGTATACTAGTCCTGATGGAAGAAAGTGGGTCttggtttcattaatttatttttctcctttctatttttgatgttcatttctgatttttttatttaatgaatattcAGGTATTACTACAACAAGATCACAAATGAATCGAAGTGGTCAGTTCCTGAGGAGCTGAAGGTTTCCACCATTGAAAACGATGCTGtttcaaatatttttccatttgttttctgccttttatttttgaactcctttcttttcaaattattttcttctagTTGGCCCGTGAGCTAGTTGAAAAAGCAATTGTCAGTGGAGCTCGTCCTGAAGCATTGCTAAATTCTCATCCTCAACCCTCTCCGACACCTTCTGCGATTGAAGCAACACCCAATGCAGATAATTCATCTTTACCCAGTCAAGGAGAACCGTCAAGTCCTGTTTCAGTTTCTCCAGTTGTTACTACATCTATAAGTAATCTACAATCTGAGATGCCTTCTGGATCATCTCCATCTCCTGCAGATGCTATAACTGGAACAAAAGTGGATGAACTGGAGGCACCTTTAAATACTGTCACACCATCAGATACTAGTGTGGGAAGTGATAAAGCTATTGTTACTGATATTAACACTGCTGTAACACCAATGTATTGCCTATTCTACTAGTTTCTTGTTCAGTTGGTATTTCATTTGTCTAGTGGCATGTCATTTTCATTGAGTGTGGTAAATATTGTAGGAATGATGTTGACAATGATTCAGCTCAAGCTACTCTAGGTTCTGCAGATGGAGTTTCTGCAGAAGATAAAGAAGTACACTTCTCTTGTTGTTTTGATATGTCTTACATCAGTTTTGTTTCTGGTTCTTATCAGGCTGATTTATCTTAAATATTGTAGGATGGTAAAAATGATTCGATAGGAGAGAAAAGTAATGATGAGGCTGCAGAAACAAAGGCAGTTGAGCCAGAACCCCCAGTTTATGCAAATAAGATGGTATGAGAAtgaaatatcaatattttatttgtgttaTGTTCCTGGGCATTAATCATTCATCATATTTCCTTATTAGGAGGCTAAAGATGCATTCAAAGCACTCTTGGAGTCTGTAAATGTTGGATCTGACTGGACTTGGGATCGGGTAGGGTAATTTCATTGACACATTTTAATGTCACTTACCTATATAtacaattttcaattatttaaatgcTTCTCTCGTTTATATGTTTTGGCTGACAGCAACATTTCTATGCTTCAGTCCATGcgtttaataattaatgataagaGGTATGGTGCCTTAAAAACACTTGGTGAAAGGAAGCAAGCTTTCAATGAGGTAATTCTTATATAACCCTGGAGAGGACTCTTATTGCATTTTTGTTTGTCCTTTATtcccttatttattttttcctcttatgtTCATGTTGCTTTAGCTTGCTTATTTTATCCTGTAAGGAACGAGTCTCAATTGCTTGTTCATTTGTAAAGTGTTTGAATGAATCCAATCTgttttcatatttgtttatCAAGTATATAGatgatagagagagaaaaattgtGTGAAGATAATTGTGTTTGTCAAACCTGCGGTTGTGGCTGTTGTTGCCACTATACTGAAGCAGGTAAAAATCCACCTTTCCTCCCATTTTTGAGTCATTAGaacttttttcttacttttgcgTCATTTCCCTCCATTTTTTGCACCAGGAAGAAACTATATAGGGTTTGAAAACCTTCTCTTAATATATGCACACAAACATTTAAAACGCTCATATTTAAACCttctcttaatattttttttgttctactCTTTTGTTGCGCCCATTGCTCATTAGCTACTACCTTCCTGAGTCTCTGCTCAATGCCCTCTGTTCAGTGGCCACTACTCATGCACAAGTCTCtgttagatttttgtttttatgttatggTTCATTCTTTAGGCCCTATGTTCAATTCTTGCTTGTGTTGTGCTCTTTACACAATTACACTCTCATggcctctttctctccctccctctctctcCATTTAATTCCATTATGGTCCTTTTCGGTGGTGATTGTGTATTTAGAGTATTGTAATTTGtgacttttaattattaattatgaacatcttttttattttttagcattTATGTGTGctataaaatatcataaatctATGATTTTTGATCTTGCTAAAGCACTTTTGGGGTTGGCCACTCCATGCTAATATCTTAGATTGACAACCGTAGTCATGTCTAAGAGCAACAATTGTCATAATAGCCTCAAATATCTGTCAAGTGGCCTTTTAGGTGTgtagtacattggatttggatGTATACTATAGAAATGCAACCtatgaaactatttttttaaaatgtttttcataATATATGACTTGCTATgcacttttgaaaataaaaatgcttaAATCCTCTTCAACGCAAGGAAATTAAACGGGCAAGTTCAGACGGGTGTCAAATTTCCTGTACTGGACAAACTATTTTGATGTTTGCTGGGGATGTCATCTATTTCCTTCGTTCCCGTCTTTTATTTAGGCTTGAGTCTGAGTATTTCGATCTAGAATGGTTTTCCTTTTATGCCCACAATCCCCATAGTTTCTTCTGATCAATCTAACCCTTCTCATATGTCTAGATGTTTTCTTAGAAAGGgaaatttatatcaaattacTATATAATAATGATGTATTTATGCATGATTAAGAGATAATAGGTTACTGGGGACAATCTCCTTCATGTTACACATCCTGACAAGATTTTTCTCTACATCTCTTTTAGTTGCACAGGATGGGGAGATTCTATTCTTACTACTATCCCTATTCTTGGTGGATGAATACATTACATGTTGATAAAATGATAACATCgttactcttttttcttttcagtaCTTAAATCAGAGGAAAAAACAAGAAGCTGAAGAAAAGCGTATGAAACAGAAAAAAGCCCGggaggattttaaaaaaatgttagaagtaTGTTTATGTGCTTCCATGTTTCTTTATAGCTGAGGGCAGAATTCATAGTTTAGTGTGTTTATATCCATCTGTCTTTCAGTTTTGGTTCCCTCCGAGACTGCTGTGTAGTCTGTCTTGGGAACCATCCCACTGGTTTATATTGTAATcacagtacctctggtacttggttttttcatttatatgtataattatctttgctgaccaaaaaaaaaatgtttctttataGCTGTGTTATATATTGcttcctttatattttttttggctaaTATCTTAAATTATGTTCCAGGAATCCACGGACTTGACTTCATCCGCTAGATGgaggtttttttttcatgatatttcaattgatttttttttgtgccATAATACATACAGTTGTTATACTTTATGATGATGAC includes these proteins:
- the LOC100796870 gene encoding pre-mRNA-processing protein 40A isoform X2 is translated as MANNPQYPGLQPLRPPIAGSLDPPRNFVPPMPVQFRPVVPTQQSQQFISMPSQHYQHQPVGPGGVPLIGVGMPPQNQRSQFSQPIQQLPPRPSPQLPPPSQAIPMPVARPNMHIPSESMMHQPDSQVHSQAPNGYTPGLGGPAMPLSASYTFAPSAYGQVQTNFSSTGQFQPVPQIHALTGSSSQSITTGATLQSNGGQPSVTTVMPSATIAQPQLAKNGPTDWIEHTSATGRTFYYNKKTKVSSWEKPFELMTPIERVDATTNWKEYTSPDGRKYYYNKITNESKWSVPEELKLARELVEKAIVSGARPEALLNSHPQPSPTPSAIEATPNADNSSLPSQGEPSSPVSVSPVVTTSISNLQSEMPSGSSPSPADAITGTKVDELEAPLNTVTPSDTSVGSDKAIVTDINTAVTPMNDVDNDSAQATLGSADGVSAEDKEDGKNDSIGEKSNDEAAETKAVEPEPPVYANKMEAKDAFKALLESVNVGSDWTWDRSMRLIINDKRYGALKTLGERKQAFNEYLNQRKKQEAEEKRMKQKKAREDFKKMLEESTDLTSSARWSKAVSIFENDERFKAVERDRDRRDMFESFLEELLNKERAKVQEERKRNIMEYKKFLESCDFIKASTQWRKVQDRLEADERCSRLEKIDRLEIFQDYLHDLEKEEEEQKKIQKEELRKTERKNREEFRKLMEEHIASGILTAKTHWRDYYTKVKDLHAYVAVASNTSGSTPKDLFEDVAEELEKQYHEEKSRIKDTVKLAKITLSSTWAFEDFKSALSKAISTPPISDFNLKLVFDELLERAKEKEEKEAKKRKRLSDDFFHLLHSTKDITVSLKWEDCRPHVEDSQEFRSIGDESLCKEVFEEYIAQLKEEAKESERKRKEERAKKEKDREERERRKGKQRKEKEGGRERGKDEAHKKDKADSDSMELTEIQTSKENKRSEDDNRKQRKKLQSPEHEMDKGKTKKSHGHGSDRKKSRRHSSGHESDEGRHKRHKRDHCREGDLEDGEFGDDHVDRW
- the LOC100796870 gene encoding pre-mRNA-processing protein 40A isoform X1; the encoded protein is MANNPQYPGLQPLRPPIAGSLDPPRNFVPPMPVQFRPVVPTQQSQQFISMPSQHYQHQPVGPGGVPLIGVGMPPQNQRSQFSQPIQQLPPRPSPQLPPPSQAIPMPVARPNMHIPSESMMHQPDSQVHSQAPNGYTPGLGGPAMPLSASYTFAPSAYGQVQTNFSSTGQFQPVPQIHALTGSSSQSITTGATLQSNGGQPSVTTVMPSATIAQPQLAKNGPTDWIEHTSATGRTFYYNKKTKVSSWEKPFELMTPIERVDATTNWKEYTSPDGRKYYYNKITNESKWSVPEELKLARELVEKAIVSGARPEALLNSHPQPSPTPSAIEATPNADNSSLPSQGEPSSPVSVSPVVTTSISNLQSEMPSGSSPSPADAITGTKVDELEAPLNTVTPSDTSVGSDKAIVTDINTAVTPMNDVDNDSAQATLGSADGVSAEDKEDGKNDSIGEKSNDEAAETKAVEPEPPVYANKMEAKDAFKALLESVNVGSDWTWDRSMRLIINDKRYGALKTLGERKQAFNEYLNQRKKQEAEEKRMKQKKAREDFKKMLEESTDLTSSARWSKAVSIFENDERFKAVERDRDRRDMFESFLEELLNKERAKVQEERKRNIMEYKKFLESCDFIKASTQWRKVQDRLEADERCSRLEKIDRLEIFQDYLHDLEKEEEEQKKIQKEELRKTERKNREEFRKLMEEHIASGILTAKTHWRDYYTKVKDLHAYVAVASNTSGSTPKDLFEDVAEELEKQYHEEKSRIKDTVKLAKITLSSTWAFEDFKSALSKAISTPPISDFNLKLVFDELLERAKEKEEKEAKKRKRLSDDFFHLLHSTKDITVSLKWEDCRPHVEDSQEFRSIGDESLCKEVFEEYIAQLKEEAKESERKRKEERAKKEKDREERERRKGKQRKEKEGGRERGKDEAHKKDKADSDSMELTEIQTSKENKRSEDDNRKQRKKLQSPEHEMDKGKTKKSHGHGSDRKKSRRHSSGHESDEGRHKRHKRDHCREGDLEDGEFGDDHVDRC